In a single window of the Rhodamnia argentea isolate NSW1041297 chromosome 2, ASM2092103v1, whole genome shotgun sequence genome:
- the LOC115737552 gene encoding coatomer subunit zeta-3 isoform X1 — protein sequence MAHFSSSRDLCPLVKNILLLDSEGKRVAVKYYSDDWATNSAKLAFEKSVFTKTLKTNARTEAEIAMFENNIVVYKFVQDLHFFVTGSDDDNELILASVLQGFFDAVALILRNNVDKNEALENLDLILLCIDEIVDGGMILETDASTIAGKVASHSIDAAAPLSEQTLTQALATAREHITRSLLT from the exons ATGGCGCATTTCTCATCTTCTCgc GACTTGTGCCCTTTGGTGAAGAACATTCTTCTGCTGGATTCTGAAGGAAAACGTGTTGCAGTCAAATATTACTCAGATGATTGGGCCACAAATAGTGCTAAATTAGCCTTTGAGAAATCTGTCTTCACCAAAACTTTGAAGACAAATGCTAGGACAGAAG CGGAGATCGCAATGTTCGAAAATAACATTGTCGTCTACAAATTCGTACAAGACTTGCACTTTTTTGTGACTGGAAGTGATGATGACAATGAGCTGATTTTAGCTTCAGTACTTCAAGGTTTTTTTGATGCAGTTGCCCTTATTCTGAG AAATAATGTTGACAAAAATGAAGCACTCGAGAATCTAGATCTTATTCTTCTTTGCATTGACGAGATTGTCGATGGAGG GATGATCCTTGAAACAGATGCCAGTACCATAGCTGGAAAAGTTGCATCCCACAGCATTGATGCTGCTGCCCCATTGTCTGAGCAG ACTTTAACCCAAGCATTGGCTACAGCTCGCGAACATATCACAAGATCCCTCCTCACATGA
- the LOC115737552 gene encoding coatomer subunit zeta-3 isoform X2 translates to MAHFSSSRDLCPLVKNILLLDSEGKRVAVKYYSDDWATNSAKLAFEKSVFTKTLKTNARTEAEIAMFENNIVVYKFVQDLHFFVTGSDDDNELILASVLQGFFDAVALILRMILETDASTIAGKVASHSIDAAAPLSEQTLTQALATAREHITRSLLT, encoded by the exons ATGGCGCATTTCTCATCTTCTCgc GACTTGTGCCCTTTGGTGAAGAACATTCTTCTGCTGGATTCTGAAGGAAAACGTGTTGCAGTCAAATATTACTCAGATGATTGGGCCACAAATAGTGCTAAATTAGCCTTTGAGAAATCTGTCTTCACCAAAACTTTGAAGACAAATGCTAGGACAGAAG CGGAGATCGCAATGTTCGAAAATAACATTGTCGTCTACAAATTCGTACAAGACTTGCACTTTTTTGTGACTGGAAGTGATGATGACAATGAGCTGATTTTAGCTTCAGTACTTCAAGGTTTTTTTGATGCAGTTGCCCTTATTCTGAG GATGATCCTTGAAACAGATGCCAGTACCATAGCTGGAAAAGTTGCATCCCACAGCATTGATGCTGCTGCCCCATTGTCTGAGCAG ACTTTAACCCAAGCATTGGCTACAGCTCGCGAACATATCACAAGATCCCTCCTCACATGA